A window of Rutidosis leptorrhynchoides isolate AG116_Rl617_1_P2 unplaced genomic scaffold, CSIRO_AGI_Rlap_v1 contig196, whole genome shotgun sequence genomic DNA:
TATAATCCTCAAGAGGCAAACTAAAACGCCTGTGTTAAAAAAACGATGGAATGCTTCTGTTAACTGCATAAATGCTGGAATGTGCTGTCAAAATGGATTAGTTTGAATAAAGAAGTATAGAATTGAGATAGAAATGGACATCTTAACGAAACAGAGAAATCATTGATCATCCTAATAATCTTCAAGCACAAGTAAATTCCTTCTGATTTCGATTTTACCAGAAATACATACTTAAGTTCTTTTGAATCTAGCTATATTCAGTAAATCAAGAAAAGTTAGCTGGTGAGACAAAATAATAAATTCTGCTTATTATAGAAATTAACTTTTTCGGGTAAAGAGGTTTGCATAAAATTCCTAAAGAACGAAAAATGGTTTTGAATACCTGAAGATGCAGTCCCAGCGAAAACAGCTTGCATGTACTGTTTGGGGAGCTTTCCGGCCGATCCAATAAGGCTTCCTCCAATCAAGCCATCAGCTAAACCACAAATTACGACAGAGGCCACTGTCAGGAAATAGGCTCTTTCCTGATACACCTTATTAGAATTCCTAACATCTCCCCAAATCCAATCTATGGTTGGAGGAACCATCAAAGAGAGAACAAACATGGAAAACCCCAAGTTCATTCTCAACTTAAAGCTTAGGAATTTACTCCAGCCTCCGAAACTCATAACTACGATTAAAACAAGTACGGAAGATCCCATGTATGCCACAGAGAAAACTTTTTCTACATGCCTGCCAGGATAGAGATAACCGAAATAGTCAACGCCGGTGATCAAAGCATTCCATGGAAGTAAATTTCCGGCTCCGAGCAAGAAATGGATTATATAAGCGATCTTGTACGTGTCTCTCGGCTCAGCTAGTTGTTGTTGATCAATATCTGCTGAGTTTTGCTTTGTTGCTGCTTCCATCTTCTGCATTGCTAACTACCAAGATTAATTTTTCTTAATTTCTATGGTGGTAATTGTAGACTCTCCTTGATTTTGAATTTAAGCTCCATTCTTAAAGAAGTTGTAGTGAGGTGATGTTTTGATTTGAAAGGCATAAAACTAATAAGAGTCATTAATTCTATTCGCCTCAAGTTCAAGATTCTCGACCAATCATATTGTGCCAGGTCACTTTTACCG
This region includes:
- the LOC139881797 gene encoding equilibrative nucleotide transporter 8-like, with protein sequence MQKMEAATKQNSADIDQQQLAEPRDTYKIAYIIHFLLGAGNLLPWNALITGVDYFGYLYPGRHVEKVFSVAYMGSSVLVLIVVMSFGGWSKFLSFKLRMNLGFSMFVLSLMVPPTIDWIWGDVRNSNKVYQERAYFLTVASVVICGLADGLIGGSLIGSAGKLPKQYMQAVFAGTASSGVLVCLLRIITKASLPQTPQGLRTSAHFYFIVSSTILLCCILSCALLYKLPVMQQHYKNLNNEPFYSKPKYRAVAKKIQWPAVGKALTAIYLVKSIKKAGWSCFGRLLFYPLFAACLHYGPKWLKTEVPVMVLTFMLGLTNGYLTSVVMILAPKSVPVSEAELSAIVMVVFLGFGLVGGSVLGWFWII